The region GGGAGAGCCTCGTAATAGGATTTAGGCACTTGCAAAAATCGTAATCCACGACCCCGTAACTCACGCATGGTTTGGATAATATCACCCGTAATTAAAGCGAGGTGCTGAACACCCGGACCCAAATTATAATTTAAATATTCTTCAATCTGACTCTTTTTTCTCCCCTCGGCAGGCTCGTTGATGGGAAATTTTATTCTGCCGCTGTCGTTGGACATCACTTTGCTCATCAAGGCAGAATACGCGGTATGGATCACTTTATCATCAAAATGGAGGATCTGGCGAAAGCCAAGCACTTGATGAAACCAGTTTACCCAGTAGTTCATCTTGCCCAGTTCAACGTTACCCACAATATGATCTATCGCTGCAAGCCCTGCAGGTTTCACGGTTGCATCATCGGGTAATGGCATGTAGCCAGGCATGAAAGCGCCGGTGTAATTTGTGTTTTCTATGAATTTGATCAATGTTTCCCCATAACAACGCAGAGAAGCAGTCTTAATCGAACCAAATTCATCTGATTTTTCGTTAGGTTCTTCAGCATTTACACCCCCACGAATTGTAGTCTCATGCCATGCTTTTTCAACATCATCGACGCTAATTACAATCGACTTCACCCCATCGCCATGCATCAGTATATGTGTTGCCATTGCACTATGGGGATTATATGGAGTATTGAGTACTAACCGAATCTTATTTTGTTCCAAGACCCAGCTGGCAAATTCACGGTTGCCGGTT is a window of candidate division KSB1 bacterium DNA encoding:
- the hppD gene encoding 4-hydroxyphenylpyruvate dioxygenase; the encoded protein is MVDVKEEKRAIDQEGDFLKLNAIDHVELWVGNAYQNMFFWKTLGFKAIAYSGLETGNREFASWVLEQNKIRLVLNTPYNPHSAMATHILMHGDGVKSIVISVDDVEKAWHETTIRGGVNAEEPNEKSDEFGSIKTASLRCYGETLIKFIENTNYTGAFMPGYMPLPDDATVKPAGLAAIDHIVGNVELGKMNYWVNWFHQVLGFRQILHFDDKVIHTAYSALMSKVMSNDSGRIKFPINEPAEGRKKSQIEEYLNYNLGPGVQHLALITGDIIQTMRELRGRGLRFLQVPKSYYEALPDRIGDIKESYKDIAELGILADRDDEGYLLQIFTQPIQDRPTLFLEIIQRRGSQGFGVGNFKALFESIEIEQERRGNL